TCTCGTAGGCCGGGTCGAAGCGCAGGGCGAGGTCCGTGGTCAGCATGGACGGGGCGTGACGCTTGGACTTGTCGTGCGCGTCCGGGATCGAGCCGGCGCCGGCGCCGTGCTTCGGCACCCACTGATGCGCGCCGGCCGGGCTCTTCGTCAGTTCCCATTCATAGCCGAACAGGTTCCAGAAGAAGTTGTTGCTCCACTTCGTCGGCGTCGACGTCCAGGTGACTTCAAGACCGCTGCCGATCGTGTCGCCGCCCTTGCCGCTGCGGAAGCTGTTCTTCCAGCCGAGGCCCTGTTCTTCGATACCGGCTGCTTCCGGCTCGGGACCGACATGGGCGGCATCGCCTGCGCCATGGGTCTTGCCGAAGGTGTGGCCGCCGGCGATGAGAGCCACGGTTTCCTCGTCGTTCATCGCCATGCGGGCGAAGGTTTCGCGGATGTCGCGGGCTGATGCGATCGGGTCCGGATTGCCGTTCGGGCCTTCCGGATTGACGTAGATCAGGCCCATCTGCACGGCAGCGAGCGGGTTTTCCAGGTCACGGTCGCCGCTATAGCGCTTGTCGCCGAGCCAGGTTTCTTCCGCGCCCCAGTAAATGTCCTCTTCCGGTTCCCAGACGTCTTCTCGACCGCCACCGAAGCCGAAGGTCTTGAAGCCCATGGATTCCAGCGCGACATTGCCGGTGAGGATCAGGAGATCGGCCCAGGAAATGCTGTTGCCGTATTTCTGCTTGATCGGCCAGAGCAGGCGGCGAGCCTTGTCGAGGTTGACGTTGTCCGGCCAGCTGTTGAGCGGCGCAAAACGCTGCGTGCCGGAGGAGGCGCCGCCGCGGCCGTCGCCCGTGCGGTAGGTGCCGGCGCTGTGCCAGGCCATGCGGATGAAGAGCGGGCCGTAGTGACCGAAGTCGGCCGGCCACCATTCCTGCGAATCCGTCATCAGGGCGAAGAGGTCCTTCTTCAGGGCCTCCAGATCGAGCTTCTTGAACTCTTCGGCATAGTTGAATGCCTTGCCCATCGGGCTGGACAGCGCGGAGTTCTGATGAAGGATCTTGAGGTTCAGCTGGTTCGGCCACCAGTCACGGTTCGAACGGGCCGAAACGCTTGTGTTTCCATGCGGAAACGGACACTTGCCGGCAGTTTCGACTTTTGTATCCATAATTGTCTCCCTTACGATGATTTGGGCTGTGACGACCGAAGGAAGGATTTTGTGATCCTCTCGGGAAGTCGTCCGGTTTTATGACAAGCGTGACGGCGGCATGTCCGACGCATGAAAATCTCTCGTTGTACTGACCTCGCATAGAGCGGATTCGTGGAAAACCGACAAGTCAAATGCCCCGCTTTCCAGACGGTCCGCGCATCGATGAACTGAACGCAGTCAATGCTCTCAATGTGAGCTTCGTGTGACAGGCGGCCGCATCTCATCTCTGCGGCGGGACTATAACCAAGGTCATCCATTAATTTAAGTTGGATTTCCTGATTGGCGCGATAAGGTGAGCTTATGACTAATTTGACTCTCAAGCAGCTTCGCTATTTCGAAGCCTTGGCCAGGCACGGCCATTTCGGACGCGCCGCCGACGTATGCGCCATCTCTCAGCCCGCCTTGTCGATGCAGATCAAGGAATTGGAAGGGCAGCTCGGCACGAATCTTTTCGAAAGAGGTGCGCGCCAGGTTCGGCTGACCAATTTTGGAGAGGCATTCGCGAGCCGCGTCCGCAATATCCTGCGCTCGGTCGACGAGCTCGGAGACCTTGCGCGCGCGTCGCACAACCAGCCTGTCGGCAGGCTGCGGATCGGTATCATTCCGACGGTCGCACCGTATCTGCTGCCGAGCATCATCGGCAATCTCTCCCGCATATATGACGGGCTCGACATCCACGTGCGCGAGACCCTGACCTCGAAACTTGTGGAGGAGCTGGAGGAGGGACGGCTCGACACCGCCATTGTCGCCCTGCCCGTATCCGAGCCGTCGCTGGCGGAAATCCCGCTGTTTGCCGAAAACTTCGTGCTGGTGCGGCCGAGCGAGGATGAGGGCAAGCCGGTGCCCAACCGGGAGGCGCTTCGCGAAATGCGGCTGCTGTTGCTGGAGGAGGGGCATTGCTTCCGCGACCAGGCCCTGTCCTTCTGCAACATGCAGTCGGCCCTTCCTCGGGAATTGATGGACGGCAGCTCGCTGTCGACGCTGGTGCAGATGGTCAGTGCCGGCATCGGCGTCACGCTGATACCCGAGATGGCCGTGGCGGTGGAAACGCGTTCGGCTTCGGTTTCGACCGTGCGCTTCCAGAGCCCGCAGCCCTCGCGAACGATCGGCATGATCTGGCGCAAGACGAGCCCCTTGGCCAAACAGCTCATGCAGATTTCCGAGGTGGTCCGGGAAGCTGCCGATGCCATGCGCGAGCAGCACGATTCGATCTGGCGCAGGCAGGATCTGGAATTTGATGGCCGCTTGCAGCCGCCGGCAATCAGTCGGGACGGCCGATGATCCGGCCCGAACTGATCGTCTTTGCACGCGCATGTTAACGCCGTTCGATTCTTTTCCACAGGCGAGGGTATTTCAAACGATTAAAATAATTTCAATCGTTTAAATAGTTTAATAGCTTGATTTACAAAGAAACTCTTCCATGTCATGCCGTGGATGCATGGCAATGGAGGTCGTGATGCAAGAGTTTGAAAACGTAAGAGATGAAATTCCTACGTATGTGATTGATCGCCTGGAAAATGAATGGCGGCTGATGCAAACTCAGAACGCGCCGTCGACGATGGGGCTGCGGGCTGAGGCGCCCGTGAACGCCGCGCCAGCAACCTCCGATGGTCTCGGTTCCCTCGACAAGTAATTATTTTCGGAGGCCGGATCGCGCCGCACCAGCAGGCTATAAGTCCTGCGATGGTGTCCGTCGGCGCTCCCGTTCTTCCTATCACTGCCAAAAAACGAACCAGCCCCGGTCTATCGCCAGGGTTGTCGTTTCTTGTGCTGTTGATCGGCCCACGCGTGGCCGCAATCACGAGACCTTTTGCAAAATCGCTTCAGGCGTCGAGATAGCGTTCCGTCAGCCGCGCCCACATGGCAGCTCCCACGGTGAGGCTCTCGTCGGCGAAATCATATTTGGCACTGTGAAGGATGGCGGAATCGATGCCGTTGCCGAGGCGCAGGAAGCTGCCTGGCTTGTGCTCCAGGTAATGAGAGAAATCTTCGCTGCCGGGGATTAGGCCGCAGGTGGTGACCTTGTCGGTGCCGACCAGCTCTTCGGCCACCATGCGCGCGAATTCCGTCTCCTTCTCCGAGTTGACGACGACCGGATGACCGTGGGTGTAGTCGATCTCGACGCTCGCGCCATAGCCATCTACGATCGATGTTGTCAGCTTGCGGATGCGGGCCTCGAGCAGTTCGCGCACCTTCGGATCGAAGGAGCGGACGGTGAGCAACATCTTCGCACTTTCCGGAATGACGTTCGAAGCCTCGCCGGCGTGGATGGCGCCGACTGTCACGACAGCTGTCTGCGTCGGGTCGACACTGCGGGCAACGATCGTCTGCAGGCTGACGACGAGATTGCAGGCGACGACGACGGGGTCGATGGTCAGATGCGGCCGCGAGGCATGGCCGCCCTTGCCAATGATGGTGATCTCGACGGTATCGGCTGCCGCCATCAGCGGGCCGGAGCGCAATAGCCAGGTGCCTTCCGGCGCGCCCGGATGATTGTGCAGGCCGAAAATGACATCGAAGGGGAAGCGTTCGAACAGCCCGTCCTTGATCATCGCCGGAGCGCCGCTCACCGCCCCCGCCTCCTCGGCCGGCTGGAAGATGAGGTTGACCGTGCCGTTGAAGCGGCGCGTGCGGGCGAGATATTCGGCAGCCCCCAGCAATATGGTCGTATGGCCGTCATGACCGCAGGCATGCATCTTTCCGGGTGCCTTGCTGGCATAGGGGCGACCGGTCTGCTCGGTGATCGGCAGGGCATCCATGTCGGCGCGGATCGCGATGCTCTTTTTGCCGGCCCCGACCGTCAATCGGGCGACGACGCCATGGCCGCCGACATTGCGCACCACCTCGTAGCCCCAGGCCTCCAGCTTCTCGGCGACGAAGCGCGCGGTTTCCGCCTCCTCGAAGGAGAGCTCGGGATTGGCATGGAGATGCTGGCGGATGCCGGTCAGTTCGGCCTTCATCGGCTCGAGGTCCGAGAGGCGGGCGAAATCGTTGTCGAGGGTCATGGCTGTTCCAATGGTTCGCTTGAGCCGCCATCCGCCATAAAGCGTGCAGGCCCCGCTGATGATGGTACTGCCGCGCTAGATGAAGCGCGACAGGAAGCTTCTGGTGCGCGGATGCTGCGGATTGCCGATCACATCCTCCGGCTTGCCCTCTTCGACGATCTTGCCGCCATCCATGAAGACGACGCGGTCTGCCGCTTCGCGGGCAAAGCCGATCTCGTGGGTGACGACGATCATCGTCAGGCCTTGGCTGGCCAGATCGCGCATGGTCGACAGCACCTCGCCGACCAGTTCCGGATCGAGCGCCGAAGTCGGTTCATCGAAGAGCATCAGCTTCGGCTTGATCGCCAGCGCCCTGGCAATCGCCACGCGCTGCTGCTGGCCGCCGGAAAGCTGCCGCGGGTAGTTATTGGCTTTGGCCGAAAGCCCGACGCGATCCAGCAGTGCCAGCGCGTTCTCCGTCGCCTGCTTGCGGCTTTCGCCATGGATGCCGATCGGCGCCTCGATGACATTCTGCAGCGCCGTCATATGCGGGTAGAGGTTGAACTGCTGGAACACCATGCCGATCTTGCGCCGTTGCAGCGCGATCGCATGGTTGGACAGTTTGACAAGTCGCCCCTTGTTCAGCCGGTAGCCGATCTGCTCCCCATCCACTTCGATCGAGCCGCGGTTGATCGCTTCCAGATGGTTGATGCAGCGCAGGAAGGTCGACTTGCCGGAACCGGAGGGGCCGAGGATGACGACGACTTCGCCCGGCGTCACATCGAGATCGATGCCTTTCAGCACTTC
Above is a window of Rhizobium sp. CCGE531 DNA encoding:
- the katG gene encoding catalase/peroxidase HPI; the encoded protein is MDTKVETAGKCPFPHGNTSVSARSNRDWWPNQLNLKILHQNSALSSPMGKAFNYAEEFKKLDLEALKKDLFALMTDSQEWWPADFGHYGPLFIRMAWHSAGTYRTGDGRGGASSGTQRFAPLNSWPDNVNLDKARRLLWPIKQKYGNSISWADLLILTGNVALESMGFKTFGFGGGREDVWEPEEDIYWGAEETWLGDKRYSGDRDLENPLAAVQMGLIYVNPEGPNGNPDPIASARDIRETFARMAMNDEETVALIAGGHTFGKTHGAGDAAHVGPEPEAAGIEEQGLGWKNSFRSGKGGDTIGSGLEVTWTSTPTKWSNNFFWNLFGYEWELTKSPAGAHQWVPKHGAGAGSIPDAHDKSKRHAPSMLTTDLALRFDPAYEKISRRFFENPDEFADAFARAWFKLTHRDMGPRARYLGPEVPSEELIWQDPIPSADHASIDANDVATLKGEIAASGLTIPQLVSTAWASASTFRGSDKRGGANGARIRLAPQKDWEANQPAQLASVLQTLEGIQAKFNGAQTGGKKVSLADLIVLGGSVAVEQAAKKAGHDVVVPFAPGRTDASQEQTDVEAFAVLEPMADGFRNYQQRAYSVSSEELLIDKAQLLTLSAPEMTVLVGGLRALNANVGQTQHGVFTKRPEALTNDFFVNLLDMGTEWKAVSDAKDVFEGRDRSSGDVKWTATRADLVFGSNSQLRALAELYGQSDAEKKFVQDFVAAWTKVMNADRFDIA
- a CDS encoding hydrogen peroxide-inducible genes activator, which encodes MTNLTLKQLRYFEALARHGHFGRAADVCAISQPALSMQIKELEGQLGTNLFERGARQVRLTNFGEAFASRVRNILRSVDELGDLARASHNQPVGRLRIGIIPTVAPYLLPSIIGNLSRIYDGLDIHVRETLTSKLVEELEEGRLDTAIVALPVSEPSLAEIPLFAENFVLVRPSEDEGKPVPNREALREMRLLLLEEGHCFRDQALSFCNMQSALPRELMDGSSLSTLVQMVSAGIGVTLIPEMAVAVETRSASVSTVRFQSPQPSRTIGMIWRKTSPLAKQLMQISEVVREAADAMREQHDSIWRRQDLEFDGRLQPPAISRDGR
- a CDS encoding M20 aminoacylase family protein; protein product: MTLDNDFARLSDLEPMKAELTGIRQHLHANPELSFEEAETARFVAEKLEAWGYEVVRNVGGHGVVARLTVGAGKKSIAIRADMDALPITEQTGRPYASKAPGKMHACGHDGHTTILLGAAEYLARTRRFNGTVNLIFQPAEEAGAVSGAPAMIKDGLFERFPFDVIFGLHNHPGAPEGTWLLRSGPLMAAADTVEITIIGKGGHASRPHLTIDPVVVACNLVVSLQTIVARSVDPTQTAVVTVGAIHAGEASNVIPESAKMLLTVRSFDPKVRELLEARIRKLTTSIVDGYGASVEIDYTHGHPVVVNSEKETEFARMVAEELVGTDKVTTCGLIPGSEDFSHYLEHKPGSFLRLGNGIDSAILHSAKYDFADESLTVGAAMWARLTERYLDA
- a CDS encoding amino acid ABC transporter ATP-binding protein yields the protein MSTVADMPPLVQARNVHKSFENLEVLKGIDLDVTPGEVVVILGPSGSGKSTFLRCINHLEAINRGSIEVDGEQIGYRLNKGRLVKLSNHAIALQRRKIGMVFQQFNLYPHMTALQNVIEAPIGIHGESRKQATENALALLDRVGLSAKANNYPRQLSGGQQQRVAIARALAIKPKLMLFDEPTSALDPELVGEVLSTMRDLASQGLTMIVVTHEIGFAREAADRVVFMDGGKIVEEGKPEDVIGNPQHPRTRSFLSRFI